In Eupeodes corollae chromosome 3, idEupCoro1.1, whole genome shotgun sequence, a single genomic region encodes these proteins:
- the LOC129950461 gene encoding uncharacterized protein LOC129950461 yields MTTNPNESFQIHNYSFAAIYAFIQKVKEYPMLYKDHTKNVDTHWSEIVRSLLENGADCILTHSQKLYWERIYRGLWMWMRHIFTRDMVARYLGQVGLSQNPKYVWLEFLSFLEPFVHLSANSFNCDTDLDPFIYLQVLSSEETTLVPYSQYMQYWKQFEETLDADTYYVSICVQTMDYLPYDDLKLELELFLEKISEIKDIAMDNKDDDDDDYDNNYDILQDKVIEFSPVSSTTSSDIIEEQLITSLIEDTEDYDDFLSFFITNIEKSDE; encoded by the exons ATGACCACAAATCCCAATGAAAGTTTTCAAATTCACAATTATTCATTTGCAGCTATTTATGCTTTTATACAGAAAGTCAAAGAGTATCCAATGCTCTACAAGGATCATACCAAGAACGTCGATACACATTGGTCAGAAATTGTTAGATCTCTTTTGGAGAATGGAGCCGATTGTATTCTTACTCATTCGCAGAAACTCTATTGGG aaagaatATACCGTGGACTATGGATGTGGATGCGTCATATCTTCACAAGGGACATGGTGGCTAGATACCTCGGGCAAGTTGGTCTAAGTCAAAATCCGAAATATGTTTGGTTGGAATTTTTAAGTTTCCTCGAACCGTTTGTTCATCTGAG cgcAAATTCGTTCAACTGCGATACTGATTTGgatccttttatttatttacaagttTTGTCCTCAGAAGAGACGACTTTAGTTCCATATAGTCAATATATGCAATATTGGAAACAGTTTGAAGAGACTTTAGATGCTGATACATATTATGTATCAATTTGCGTTCAAACTATGGATTATTTGCCTTATGATGATTTAAAATTGGAACTTGAgcttttcttggaaaaaataagtgaaattaAAGACATTGCAATGGATAacaaagatgatgatgatgacgattatGATAATAACTATGATATACTTCAAGACAAAGTTATTGAGTTTTCACCAGTTTCATCAACAACTTCGAGTGATATTATCGAAGAACAATTAATAACGTCATTGATTGAAGATACTGAAGATTATGATGATTTTCTGAGCTT
- the LOC129951082 gene encoding jerky protein homolog-like, whose protein sequence is MARKHLTLLEKTEVLKKLSAGTSATFLAKKYGIARSTVSSIYKKRDNITATATQNYCGPGKRKTLRTSELPDVEKRLYKWFLEQRRKNLPVSGLILKQKAISILDKINGNRYGFVANDGWLQKFKKRYGVRYLKISGEKLSSQPELVCPFKRVLQEKIKNMDLKPDQIYNADESGLYWKLLPGKTYVSWAEKTAPGRKAEKQRITFMACTNASGRHKVKPLVIGKAKNPRPFRNVCLPVHYRHSKSAWMTGAIFKDWFHNLFVPEVQNFLKNNDLQLKALLILDNAPSHPPENQLQTSDGCITVIYMPPNVTPLIQPMDQNVIRLTKLFYRKSLLLSIIEAEKENIYEAVKEITIKDAVFNLRSAWDSLDGAVIAKCWKNIFESNEHFDEEDDIPLSVLRQQDIKKISEEVINLLNHLNEGITHTPGDIGNWNEDKVLSDIEEAENENENEEEDVQLVMERPTCSVSSKDAVILFDKIIEWAGHNNTDFSDIMVMKRLQEKAIQINLNLRKSQTKVKNYFPKM, encoded by the exons ATGGCCCGAAAGCATTTAACATTGCTTGAAAAAACTGAGGTATTAAAGAAGCTGTCAGCAG GTACTTCGGCAacgtttttggccaaaaaatatGGAATAGCCAGATCTACCGTAAGTTCCATATATAAAAAGAGGGACAATATAACAGCTACGGCGACTCAGAATTATTGTGGCcctggaaaaagaaaaactttgagGACATCCGAACTTCCAGATGTAGAAAAAAGGCTGTATAAATGGTTCTTGGAGCAACGTAGAAAGAATCTGCCTGTGAGTGGActgatattgaaacaaaaagcgATTTCCATACTGGACAAAATAAATGGCAACAGATATGGTTTTGTTGCAAACGATGGTTggctacaaaaatttaaaaaaaggtatggaGTTCGATATCTGAAAATATCCGGAGAGAAGCTATCTTCTCAACCAGAACTGGTCTGCCCTTTTAAacgagttcttcaagaaaaaataaagaatatggATCTCAAGCCAGATCAAATATATAACGCTGATGAGTCAGGTTTATATTGGAAGCTTCTTCCTGGAAAAACATATGTTTCGTGGGCTGAGAAGACTGCTCCAGGGAGAAAAGCcgaaaaacaaagaattacttTCATGGCTTGCACCAATGCTTCAGGTCGCCATAAAGTAAAACCTCTTGTAATTGGAAAAGCCAAAAATCCTCGCCCATTTAGAAATGTGTGCTTGCCCGTACATTACCGACACTCCAAATCAGCTTGGATGACAGGAGCAATATTTAAAGACtggtttcataatttatttgttcCAGAAGTtcaaaactttcttaaaaataatgatttacaACTTAAAGCTCTTCTTATTTTGGATAACGCTCCTAGTCACCCTCCGGAAAATCAGCTGCAAACATCAGATGGCTGCATAACAGTCATCTATATGCCACCAAATGTAACTCCACTCATTCAACCGATGGACCAAAACGTAATCCGActgacaaaacttttttatagaaaaagctTGTTATTGTCAATTATTGAAGCTGAAAAAG aaaatatttacgAAGCGGTAAAAGAAATCACGATCAAGGATGCGGTGTTCAATTTACGATCGGCTTGGGATAGCTTGGATGGTGCGGTCATTGCAAAgtgttggaaaaatatttttgaatccaACGAACATTTTGATGAGGAAGATGATATTCCCCTTAGTGTTCTTAGGCAACAGGACATCAAAAAAATTTCTGAAGAGGTGATTAATCTACTCAATCATCTAAACGAAGGCATAACGCATACACCTGGTGACATAGGCAATTGGAACGAAGATAAAGTCTTGTCGGATATTGAAGAAGccgaaaacgaaaacgaaaacgaagaagaagatgtGCAGTTGGTAATGGAGCGACCAACATGTTCCGTTTCTTCAAAGGATGCTGTCATTCTCTTTGATAAGATAATTGAGTGGGCGGGACATAATAATACAGACTTTTCTGATATTATGGTCATGAAACGATTACAAGAAAAAgccattcaaattaatttaaatttaagaaaaagtcagacaaaagtgaaaaactactttccaaaaatgtaa